The window attataatgattttaaaaagGAATGTAACGGTATTTTATCCTCTCTATCggaaaaaacaaaagaaaaacaTGGACAAATTTCTGCACAATATGTAGAAAGTTTTGGACAAGATGCAGATAGTTCTGGACAAGATGTAGATAGCTCTGGACAAGGTGTAGATAATTATGATGTTGCATCATCAAGTTCATCGATAGTaagcaaattaattccagttttattgatatttggtgcaataccaatttttttgggaatttcttataaggtaaataataaggaattaaaaaattattttcattatatatatgtaaactttaacaaaaaaatcatacgTTTCTTAACactttatattagtattcgttatttggatttcggaaacgatctccaaaacaacatttaagagaaaagctaaaaaaataaagaagaaaactgatcattaatatgtgATTCAAAGAATAGTGattatttcaggaatagtaataattatttatatattttaagaaaatgtctattgggaagtaatttttgcataatttttatatagtttttatgttgtgtgacccatattcgggttagagCTAAGTATTacattgcatttaattttttataattcgagcactaatttaatatatgtttcatcccgtatgtttaatttcgagatgaagttaaaaatatgtactgCCAAAGGAGCAttgccattaatatgaaaaaggcTACATCACATTtgttcataaattataatatatataatttagtgttcatatcgatttaatatgattaaaaaaaaatgtccatattgcatatattaattcatattatgatatatcataattatttattatataagacttgctaatcataattatattgaattatgcattaCGCAATATAAAATATCTTTCTTTACttgataaaacattttatttattcaaacttataatttgtatcatatttgttttaaattaaattatattacgccAACATAActttaataataacattatatatgaagttgggtatgaattataataaaattcattttgaCTATTCatctacattataatatatattcggATTAACATGTGTTTTTAacattaattaaacatatcaCCAAtgtataatagataatcataaaatatagattcataaaatacCGATCGATATTCGATAATACAgcgttatctataaaaggcattttatgcatctaacatttttaataatcaataaaatatgcatattaataaaaaagtacattatagatatatgtatattatccttttatttttcgattatatatagtttcattttatgctaaagtattaaatttaaattataggaatagttctatatacattaatttatttactataaagatataacattagattaatcattattaatttttaacctttatagtttttaagtataaatatgttacatttaaaatttttaaaaaaataaaatataactatattaataaattttcatatcatattttgttctaataattataaataatatgatagatagaatagcgttattattatatatttatgcatataatttaataaaatgctctactaataactaatattgaaatattgttttattgtggaaacttcatataattaaatactaatattaattttatcgaaaaagcaaataataattaatttaatttgaactaatattatttttattaggttataatatataaattaataaatatgtattataaatatatcgtTTTACGAGATAACATATATGTTCtaaaatgttatactttAGACAATGAATCACGTACATATCATACAttgatttaaagtatttatattaagggaattaattattccgttgtactatacagtgatctatcagtaacaataataatagtaataacaataaataaagtATTAGATACGAACAAATCATTAAATTCATTTGATTCGAATatgttgatatatattaattatatatattattaaacttgtaataagaataaaattgtatgcatacaggataaaatgaaatattataacattcatttaaatatgctttaatgcgataatattagaattaacactttcaagcaaaataatattaataattctatagtttacttaaaaatatagtttattgtAAATACAAAAGCAAACCATATATTTAGAAATTAATAACtctaagttatttttaatgaataattttaatatatacatacatgaGTTAAAAGGTTTaatggtaaaaaatataattaaactatGCAAATAAGTAAATCTTATATGGCTACatccttgtcttaaaaaatcatacttcccttatctctcctctCAAAGTGCAATATACCAACCTAGTACACataattttctattataattaaaaattttcatcaatacgtatttatgtgttatatatttaatatttactaagtatcatcttaaaaacaatatgcattaaaatacttatataagcttataaatacgggtccAATGCTAATtctcgttttaaaccgtgggaaatatgtgcaaaatatattataaaattactcaatgaggtatatttataaattgaagtatataggaataaaaataaagttattgaaaatgttaaaatataattggaatgtatatatattaattaaaagtaatattaaaatcatgtatatgcaattaaaaaagggaacaatgtaacttattttgtaaatgttataattttagaaaaaatgcattatatattataagaaataactatataattatttaatattttttaaaaaataaatatttatacacttttaaggattatagtaataatataattttttattttttagatttataaaGTATATTAGTTTTGGGGTACCATtcattaaaacaaaagaaatgacgtttattttctataaaaagcatatatataagaagatatattctaaattcattacaatgttactttattttttataacaatgCTCATATGCGTGCTATTAAGGATAACAGTTTATCCagaattgtattatatatacatatgataataaatgtTTAAACAAGCCCCAAAATAAGGTAGTTTATctaattatcataaacaaaaatataatattcttttagtaataatattatatcattattccatattaattttaaatttaaattaataataataataaaaatatttttatctacaaATAATTACtgtatatagggttaaataattgtattacctattttagtatatatatataaaactaaTATGATACCCTCTTAATCTAgagattataaattatattttagcATAATGGATGATTCTGTAGTATGTACactttttgatattatattcCCTATAAACTTCattaagttttattttaataacactttcttaatacatatttttatcattttttttaaatgattttttaGTGTTCATACTTTGATATTTTGAGGAAGCATTTACCCGATGAATTAAGTGAAAAGGCAGAAACTGACCTAGAAAATATTAGTGATTTCAATAATTATTGCCCTAATAAAAACTGCAATACTGAACTCGAAAAAACTACGGTTGGATTTTTATGGTTACTTGGACaatattttactaaataCCCAATTAAAGGtgataatgtatataatactGAACcactttttctatatattattttatggttaagttacaAATTAAACCAAAACTCAGAGAATAATACCACCAAAATAAACGAATTTTATACTAAAcatgtaaataataatagtaaatatagtaaatttataaatgatTCCAGTAAATTTACAGATATTAAGGAAttcataaataaacaaaattatttgttgaatattaatattaaagatctgtctaaattttatgatgtaTCCAAATTAATATGTACCATGTATAGTAATGTTACAACGAACACAGATAAACGCATACTGTTAAATAATGCAAATGAATTTGTTAACAAATATCAAGAACTTAATAGAGATTCTAATAATATTGATGGCAGTtcatataaacaaatattgTCTGCTTTATCagatgattataataaattaaaaaataaaaatagcagTATTACACCTCTTCCAGATATAACAGCAGACGTTTCTGCACAAATATCTAGAGTTatatcatcaagttcgtcgacaGGAAAGaaattatttacagttttatcgatatttggtgcaatatcgttttttttaggaatttcttataaggtaaataataagaaattaaaaaatataatatttaaaaattattttcattatatatatgcaaacgtcaacaaaaatatacgtttcttaacattttatattagtattcgttgtttggatttcggaaacgagctcaaaaacaatatttaagagaaaaaataaaaaaaataaagaagaaaatgaatcattaatatatgattcgaagagagtgaatatttcaggaatagtaataatgatttatatattttaagaaactgtctattgggaagtaatttttgatcatagtttttatattgtttttattttgtggGCCAAGGTTGTGTTTGTGGAACTCATGTTCGGGTTATGGATAAGtgttatattgtattaattttttataatttgaacactaattaaatatatgtaccatccCGTATTCTTAATCACGAGATCATGTTTAAAAGTCCAAATATGCAACCCAAAAGTGGATATAACCATTAATGTGGAAGGGGttacataacatattttataaattataatatatatataattgagtgttcatgccgatttaatattattaaaataaaatgtctatattgcatatattaattcatattatgatatatcataattatttattatataaagcttgttaatcataattataatgaaatatgcatattataatatgtttctttatttaatgaaaattttatttagtaaatcGTATTATTtgcatcatatttattttgattcaaatcatatttttataaccgaacagtataataattttatatatcggagtataattataatttgattcatttggaacagtatcctacattataatatatcttcaGGTTAAtgagtatatttttattgttaattaaacatttaccaatatataataggtagtcaaaaaaatatagatgcatggcATATCGATATAaaatcgacaatacaacgatatctataaaagatgttttatgcatctaacatttttaataatcaataaaaatatgcatattaataaaaaaaaaattatagatatatgtatactatccttttaattttcgattatatataatataattttatgctaaagttttaaattcaaataatagaaatagtttatatatttcaatttATTTCCCATAAAGtcataatattagattaatcactattaatttttaaactttatagttttggggtataaatatattacatttaaaattgttaaaaaaaatataagtatataataaaatataataatatagtttgttataataattgtaaataatttgatagatataatatcgttattattatatacctatacatataatctaaTAAATACTAtactaataactaatattgaaatattattttattgtgaaatcttcatataataaaatattaatattatcgaaaagacaaataataatacattataaaggtatcaatgttatatattttgttaacgATCCAATTTGAgatttgtagttttatattataaaaaattggataaataaagaaaggGTTAAAGATTCAAATCATGTTAAatatctttttattattccatattagcatgtattatattatcattgtttaatgaatcatcttttgtattataaattaggatttttttaccatagaattaatataatatagaattttaataaattatttgaatgtatatacattgataactatagcaatataatatataagataaaattaacTATACAGAACAATTAGCGAATggttatctaaatttatatattaaaagagcaaagatatcttatctctctcctcttaaagtgAAATACAATAacttaattaaacatagttttctattatactttaaaatttgcatcaatacttatttatatgctaatatataatatttactaagtgtGGTTTTAAAAACTATTTACATTCAAAGGggtatttaagcttataaatagcaTAAGTACGGATTCAGTACTAATTGGTGTTTTAAACTATGGAAATGATACGCGAAATATATTCTATAATTATCTAATAcggaatatttataaattaaagtatatagaaataaaaataatgttataagattcattaaaatgaattgtgaatttatttatattaaataaaaaaaatataaattatgtaatttgcatagaaagTGGAGTATGCAACTTAAttcgaaaataatataattttagaaaaaaactgtattatatattataagaaaaaattatataaaaatttaatatattttaaaaaactattatttatatacttttaaggattatagtaataatagaggattttattttttatattcatgcaatatttaagttttagaagaacaatcattaaaacataaaatataagtatattccttttctatgtttAAACAtacattaaattatttataaaagtatatatatttttataaaagagTTTTAccagatgttagtaagaataacattatttttataaaatgcatcgtatttatatttaactaaaatgtattaagcaaccctctatttaaggtaatttaaataattgtcacaaaaagaaataaaactttcctttagtaataatattattttattattctatattaatttaattattgaaaaacttataatatatttaactacagacagttgttatatatagggccaaagtatttgcgtcacatatttgggggagtgtatataaaacagcattattttactcaatttacaaatcaaaaataaaataccatcataatgaataaagaagtggtatatgcatttttgatattgtattacatataaatatcattaaactttattttaataaaatgttcaataatatacatttctaatatttgtttttaaatgttttcttagtgtaaaaAGTTTACGAGTATATGGGAATTTTTCCCCGATACATTAGATAAAGgagaatataaatttaatgataataattttttagataGTTATTGTGGTGGTAATAAGTGTGATAGTGCTTTCGAAAGAATTGCTGGTGGATgtttatatctttttatgCAAATATTTGGAACTTCTGAATTGTTTACGTCTGTTGCAAATAATAacatcaatattgttgattacattttgatatggttaagttatatgttaaacctaaagGAACAAACAGGAAATGATAACAatctacaatttttttataatacaactataaataatgataggTATCAAAAGACTATAACTGGCgttgaaaattattatgaaaattataagaatcttatagataaaaaaaaatattttttgggtatggataaaaaaattatatctaatttttatgaagcatttaaattattatgtgaaaTGTATGCTGAATTTGATGATAAAACACCATATTGCACAAAAAGTTCAGAAAATGCTAacaaatttgttaaaaaatataatgaacttAATAAAGATCATAGTATTACTGGAAATATTTCCTATAATCAACTATTGTCTACTTTATCAAaagattatgataattttatgaataaatataataatacacaATGTTCCAAATCTTCACCTCTTCCAACGATAGAAACAACAGAAAATTTTGCACAACAAATTTTACAAAGTTCTGAGGatacatcatcaagttcatcggcaacaaacaaattatttacagttttatcgat is drawn from Plasmodium yoelii strain 17X genome assembly, chromosome: 2 and contains these coding sequences:
- a CDS encoding PIR protein, translating into MDDSCSYFDILRKHLPDELSEKAETDLENISDFNNYCPNKNCNTELEKTTVGFLWLLGQYFTKYPIKGDNVYNTEPLFLYIILWLSYKLNQNSENNTTKINEFYTKHVNNNSKYSKFINDSSKFTDIKEFINKQNYLLNINIKDLSKFYDVSKLICTMYSNVTTNTDKRILLNNANEFVNKYQELNRDSNNIDGSSYKQILSALSDDYNKLKNKNSSITPLPDITADVSAQISRVISSSSSTGKKLFTVLSIFGAISFFLGISYKYSLFGFRKRAQKQYLREKIKKIKKKMNH
- a CDS encoding PIR protein: MNKEVCKKFTSIWEFFPDTLDKGEYKFNDNNFLDSYCGGNKCDSAFERIAGGCLYLFMQIFGTSELFTSVANNNINIVDYILIWLSYMLNLKEQTGNDNNLQFFYNTTINNDRYQKTITGVENYYENYKNLIDKKKYFLGMDKKIISNFYEAFKLLCEMYAEFDDKTPYCTKSSENANKFVKKYNELNKDHSITGNISYNQLLSTLSKDYDNFMNKYNNTQCSKSSPLPTIETTENFAQQILQSSEDTSSSSSATNKLFTVLSIFGVIAFLLGISYKYSLFGFRKRFQKQKLREKIKNIKKKMNQ